The sequence GCGGTGCATTCAAGATCATGGTCGGCGAAGGCAAGGAAGAGAAACTCGAGCCCAACGTCCGGCACATCGCGGTCCTTATCTGGCGCATCTCCCTCATCTACCTGAGCGTTGGAACTGTGGTCCTCGGACTCATCGCCATGGCGAATGGCATCAAACCGCATCTTGCATTCTTTCACGGTGCCTACATTTTCATGTCCGCCTGGAGCACCGGAGGTTTCGCCCCCTACAGCCAGAACATGCTGTACTATCACAGCAGCGCGATGGACATCGCCAGTATGGTGTTTTTTATCCTGGGTTCCTTCAACTTCGCTCTGCACTACGCTGTCTGGAGCGGCAACCGCAGGGAGATCCTTCGCAACGTGGAGATTGTCTCGTTCATGATCACGGTGTTGACGACGTTTTCTCTCGTGTGTCTGGCACTCATGCAGCGAGGCGTCTATCCGAATGCCGTGGCATTGTTCCGGCGCGGATTCTTTCAGCTGGTATCGGGCCATACGACGACTGGCCAGTCCAACATCTACGCGCGGACGTTTGTGCGCGAATGGGGTCCTCTCGGTATGCTTGCGACGACCATCGCCATGGCTATCGGCGCGAGCGCCGCTTCGACCGGCGGTGGGTTCAAGGGACTGCGCATGGGTATCATCGTCAAGGGCATAGCTACCGACATCAGGAAGCTCCTGTCTCCCGAGCGTGCTGTCGTCACGGGGCACTATCATCACCTGCATGACAACATCCTCAGCGACGGCGTGGTCAAGAGCGCGGCAGTCATTGTCGTCCTGTATGTCCTCATCTACGCTGTCGGTGCCATCGTCGGCATGGCCTACGGATATCCCATGGCAGATGCACTGTTCGAGTCCGTGTCGGCCGGCAGCAACACCGGGCTTTCGTGTGGAGTGACGCAGGCTGGCATGCCCACGCTGCTGAAAATCGTGTACATGCTGGAGATGTGGATGGGACGTCTGGAGTTTCTGTCGGTATTCACGCTGTTCGGGTTCATCGCCACAAGTCTCCGGAGCATGAAACTCAGGAAGGTAGCCGTATGAAGAGACTCTGTGTCGTTCTGACAGTCGTGGCGCTCGTGGCCTTGATCGTCGCGCCGGTTCCCGTAAGTGCTGGACTACCGTCCGTGCTGTCGACGACGGAACTTGTAGAAAACTCCTACAAGTGGGACGGGAGGACTGTGTTCTTCAAGGGAGAGGTATTGCAGGGCCCGATGGTACGCAATGATGGTACATGGATGAACCTGTCGAACGGCAACAACACTGCCATGGGGGTGTTCGTGCCAAAGGACGTGGCCATGCCTGTCATTGCGCATGTGGAGGACTACCGCACAGTTGGAGACGTCGTGCTTATTACCGGGGTCTTCCACCGTGTGTGCGTCCAGCACCAGGGCGAAACGGATATTCACGCGTTGAACGTGACGGTCGTGACGCCTGGTTCCAGCAGGGAGAACCCTGTCCGCCTCGACAGGGTCGTG comes from Coprothermobacter sp. and encodes:
- a CDS encoding cation transporter; amino-acid sequence: MVRRVWREDFRIIGYYTGLVTIGVGLLMLVPMMTSLVFREWASALDFAISVALTLLVGYVLALASRTRSTPGLTHAMVIAAGSWLVAMVLSGVPYMLSGHMKSFLDACFDTMSGFTTTGMFLLQDLDHIAEGLNMWRHLLTYVGGQGIVVLALTFLIGSTGGAFKIMVGEGKEEKLEPNVRHIAVLIWRISLIYLSVGTVVLGLIAMANGIKPHLAFFHGAYIFMSAWSTGGFAPYSQNMLYYHSSAMDIASMVFFILGSFNFALHYAVWSGNRREILRNVEIVSFMITVLTTFSLVCLALMQRGVYPNAVALFRRGFFQLVSGHTTTGQSNIYARTFVREWGPLGMLATTIAMAIGASAASTGGGFKGLRMGIIVKGIATDIRKLLSPERAVVTGHYHHLHDNILSDGVVKSAAVIVVLYVLIYAVGAIVGMAYGYPMADALFESVSAGSNTGLSCGVTQAGMPTLLKIVYMLEMWMGRLEFLSVFTLFGFIATSLRSMKLRKVAV